One window of Macadamia integrifolia cultivar HAES 741 unplaced genomic scaffold, SCU_Mint_v3 scaffold23, whole genome shotgun sequence genomic DNA carries:
- the LOC122066230 gene encoding aspartic proteinase nepenthesin-1-like, translating to MAFMGTLLSLIYFLSSALLLQSAAIHESPQSITISLIHPFSVHSPFYVGKNTTEVQKFNLLIQATTARMHHLFPATTMNQGKYWNGSSEVDDIAATVEYTGFYHVAEVGIGSFPPFPGPKGLPYYLIMDTGSHITWVQCEGCNPCFPLTQTPNFPFRRSQSYRSIPCGHQECPTPRRDCYGSSCGFKAIYGGNHGPFIRGTIVRETLTFSSDRLGATESFNNLFLACGLQSHNMPFAPPNKVAGILGLGRGGPGTSPIWSQVLKKRFSYCFPASPDTKSRLYIGESARMVGPQVVSTPLLKGANPSLYYVELQDISIAGIRLGLRGLFLFGGCTIDTGAPLTMLIPSAYAVVRNAFIQYFEHFGMQPYGSGSRPRDVPMFDLCFPGGPPGLRFPTMTFHFKGANFVVQPIGLFAVGANFVCVALKSGEKTIIGAYQQTEHKFSFDLELGNTGTLFFAPDNCGAPT from the coding sequence ATGGCTTTCATGGGGACTTTATTATCTCTGATCTATTTCCTCTCAAGTGCATTGTTACTACAGTCCGCTGCCATTCATGAAAGTCCCCAGTCCATCACCATAAGCCTCATTCACCCATTCTCAGTCCACTCACCATTCTATGTAGGGAAGAACACTACAGAAGTGCAGAAGTTTAATCTACTTATTCAAGCCACAACAGCCCGCATGCATCATCTATTCCCAGCCACAACAATGAATCAAGGAAAGTACTGGAATGGTAGCAGCGAGGTTGACGACATAGCGGCTACAGTGGAATATACTGGTTTCTACCATGTAGCTGAGGTGGGTATTGGTTCATTTCCGCCTTTTCCTGGCCCAAAGGGTCTTCCTTATTACTTGATCATGGACACTGGAAGTCACATTACTTGGGTCCAATGTGAAGGTTGCAATCCATGCTTTCCCCTTACACAGACACCGAATTTCCCATTCCGAAGATCTCAAAGTTACAGGTCAATTCCATGTGGTCACCAAGAGTGTCCAACTCCAAGAAGGGATTGCTATGGATCGTCCTGTGGATTCAAAGCAATCTACGGTGGTAATCATGGGCCCTTTATAAGGGGAACCATTGTAAGAGAGACCTTAACCTTCTCTTCTGATAGATTGGGAGCTACAGAGTCGTTTAACAATTTATTCTTGGCATGTGGCTTACAGAGTCACAATATGCCGTTTGCACCACCGAATAAAGTTGCTGGGATTTTGGGCTTAGGGCGTGGAGGCCCTGGAACTTCTCCCATATGGAGCCAAGTACTCAAAAAACGCTTCTCTTATTGCTTCCCTGCCTCTCCTGACACCAAATCTCGGTTATATATCGGAGAAAGTGCTAGGATGGTAGGACCACAAGTTGTGTCTACACCATTGCTGAAAGGAGCTAACCCTTCACTTTACTATGTGGAGCTGCAAGATATCAGCATTGCAGGGATTCGCCTTGGGCTACGAGGACTATTCCTCTTTGGTGGTTGCACCATAGATACAGGAGCTCCGCTTACTATGCTAATTCCTAGTGCTTATGCTGTTGTGAGAAATGCTTTTATTCAGTACTTCGAACATTTTGGTATGCAACCATACGGTAGTGGAAGTAGACCACGCGATGTGCCCATGTTTGATCTTTGTTTCCCTGGGGGGCCGCCTGGTCTAAGGTTTCCAACTATGACATTCCATTTCAAAGGAGCTAATTTTGTTGTGCAGCCCATTGGTCTATTTGCAGTAGGCGCAAACTTTGTTTGTGTTGCACTTAAATCAGGCGAAAAAACAATAATTGGAGCTTATCAGCAAACCGAGCATAAGTTCTcctttgatttggagttgggaaATACAGGAACTCTCTTCTTTGCTCCGGATAATTGTGGAGCACCTACTTAA